A genomic region of Haliotis asinina isolate JCU_RB_2024 chromosome 1, JCU_Hal_asi_v2, whole genome shotgun sequence contains the following coding sequences:
- the LOC137286859 gene encoding ankyrin repeat and SAM domain-containing protein 3-like: MTSAEAYEAYEASDEASESELLDKSLSFWKGWGVVEKEVFTPVPHDIHTACSIGHYDYVRSLIIRGDVEIDKKNRGSWTPLMYACYIGHDNIVNLLIDSGCDVNVKNHKGQTPLMLAASCGNETVGRTLCRNGAELEEWDKKGWTALFHATYAGHQNFVLFLLEQGANMSAVEPSSGKTPFLEAAAEGHEIIVQYFLHNGVDVNARAFNGDMARSLALINGHMKIVSLIENHVMPISTLRSEPDLDGDLSSSDEAYQRPRHHPSLRNSKNKLRDPNITDGPKAIARLIDRGHPNSCVPKGYMTFPQAEGPQAEETKLSYRDVTSPINPEDYTLDSSGGRESCDYDDDSNAFSKTGAITIKSSSSSSGGLVAALGLHRESSSDSDELVMSGSHDRPSESHDTMTEDLKSVSLIRASEAQDSVPHERKSVAHDKAIESHDRKSKSRDQTPGKKARSHMSDYDRHEQNLQQSPHIESQMENLQISNTSDISSPSFTSRTISQIGKESDSDSSYSPMTSPSIMRDYNSDKDSAIVQDSDFTKDPPPLPLRHDDSGSSVPYDYLPPLQPRDTPSGLRRSLADTACILPGDPQDLHTLLQQLGLQKYMATFEEQDVDLPVFLSLTDYDLKEIGIKLFGPRKKMTNAIARWHSRAPLASSHLEQCYADRLEGEMQEMAIQLNQVYASVEKLKAQVQQEQQLRSVTESCLMEERGRVQHVTMDIRHKCVEVKDTVKKLKHFHSEIKERLSTYLSSADNQSNHGSHSRQAEVMKQAFTFDDRQTRQANDVKALSLEILIRKTEHYVKDIQQCVSLILVNSEHLMDKATKCNVDQGYG, translated from the exons ATGACATCCGCAGAGGCGTACGAAGCATACGAAGCATCTGATGAGGCATCAGAGAGTGAGCTGCTGGACAAGAGTTTGTCATTCTGGAAGGGCTGGGGAGTGGTGGAAAAGGAGGTGTTCACACCAGTGCCACATGACATCCACACAGCCTGCAGCATTGGGCACTATGACTATGTCAGGTCTCTCATCATCAG GGGTGATGTGGAGatagacaagaaaaacagaggGAGCTGGACTCCACTGATGTATGCTTGCTACATCGGCCACGACAACATCGTCAACTTGCTGATAGACTCAGGATGTGATGTGAATGTCAAGAATCACAAGGGACAGACACCGTTGATGCTGGCTGCCAGCTGTGGAAATGAGACTGTGGGCAGGACTCTCTGCAGG AATGGAGCAGAGCTGGAAGAGTGGGACAAGAAGGGATGGACAGCTTTGTTCCATGCTACATATGCCGGCCATCAGAACTTTGTCCTGTTTCTCCTGGAACAGGGGGCCAACATGAGTGCTGT AGAACCTAGCTCTGGTAAGACACCATTCCTGGAGGCTGCAGCAGAGGGTCATGAGATCATTGTACAGTATTTTCTGCATAAT GGTGTTGATGTGAATGCACGTGCATTTAATGGTGACATGGCAAGATCCTTAGCTCTCATCAACGGCCACATGAAGATAGTCAGTCTGATTGAGAACCATGTCATGCCTATATCAACTCTACGTTCAGAGCCTG ATCTAGATGGAGACTTGAGCTCCTCAGACGAAGCCTATCAGCGACCTAGACACCACCCTTCACTCAGAAACTCCAAGAACAAACTAAGAG ACCCAAACATCACAGATGGGCCAAAGGCGATAGCCAGACTGATTGACAGAGGCCACCCCA ATTCCTGTGTCCCAAAAGGCTACATGACATTCCCACAGGCAGAAGGACCGCAGGCAGAGGAGACCAAACTCTCCTACAGGGATGTCACCTCTCCTATCAACCCAGAAGACTACACACTCGACAGCTCGGGGGGGCGAG AGTCTTGCGATTATGATGATGACAGCAATGCCTTCTCCAAAACTGGTGCAATAACCATCAAGAGCAGCTCCAGCTCTAGTGGTGGACTGGTGGCCGCCCTCGGACTCCACCGAGAGAGCAGTAGTGACAGTGACGAACTTGTCATGTCTGGGTCACATGACAGGCCGTCAGAGTCACATGACACTATGACTGAAGACTTGAAGAGTGTTTCACTCATTAGGGCATCGGAGGCACAGGATAGTGTTCCACATGAAAGGAAGTCTGTGGCTCATGACAAAGCAATAGAGTCACATGACAGAAAGTCAAAATCACGTGATCAGACCCCAGGAAAGAAAGCCCGGTCTCACATGTCTGATTATGACAGACATGAACAAAATCTGCAACAATCACCACACATCGAATCTCAAATGGAAAATCTCCAGATCTCCAACACGAGTGACATATCTAGTCCCAGTTTCACATCTCGAACCATATCACAGATTGGAAAGGAGTCTGACTCTGACTCCAGTTACTCACCAATGACCTCTCCTTCCATCATGAGGGACTATAACAGTGACAAAGATTCTGCAATTGTGCAAGATTCTGACTTTACAAAAGATCCCCCACCACTTCCACTTAGACATGATGACAGTGGCAGCAGTGTTCCCTATGACTATTTGCCCCCCCTGCAGCCACGGGACACACCGTCAGGGCTGCGGCGGTCACTGGCCGACACTGCATGCATACTCCCAGGAGATCCCCAGGATCTACACACCTTGCTGCAGCAGCTGGGGCTACAAAAATACATGGCAACATTTGAAGAGCAGGATGTTGATCTGCCTGTGTTCCTCTCTCTCACTGATTATGATCTTAAAGAAATAGGCATAAA GTTGTTTGGTCCCCGAAAGAAGATGACAAATGCAATAGCTCGGTGGCACAGTCGTGCCCCACTGGCTTCCTCCCACTTGGAGCAGTGTTATGCTGACCGTCTGGAGGGGGAGATGCAGGAGATGGCCATCCAGCTGAACCAG GTGTATGCAAGTGTGGAGAAGCTGAAGGCCCAGGTGCAGCAGGAGCAGCAGTTGAGGTCTGTCACGGAGAGCTGCCTTATGGAAGAGCGAGGCCGTGTGCAGCATGTTACCATGGATATCAGACACAAATGTGTTGAAGTCAAAGATACAGTTAAGAAGCTCAA GCATTTCCATTCTGAAATCAAAGAGAGGCTGTCAACGTATTTAAGTTCAGCAGATAACCAATCAAATCACGGATCTCATTCCAGGCAAGCAGAAGTTATGAAACAAGCCTTCACATTTGATGACAGACAGACACGACAAGCCAATGATGTCAAAGCTCTGTCTTTGGAGATTCTGATCAGGAAAACAGAACATTATGTGAAGGATATCCAACAGTGCGTGTCTCTCATTCTGGTAAACAGTGAACATTTGATGGACAAAGCTACCAAGTGCAATGTTGATCAAGGCTATGGATAG